The Acutalibacter muris genomic sequence CATATGCTGTAGTTCTCAATATACATCAGATCCATCACCAGCTTGTCCTTCGGCGAGGTATTGTACTTGCCGGATATCTGGGCAAGGCCCGTAAGCCCCGCCTTCATACGCAGGCGGTAGGAGAACTCGGGGAGCTCCTCGGTGTACTTCTCCACGTTTTCAAGCATTTCGGGCCGGGGGCCCACCACGGTCATGTCGCCGTATAAAATGTTCAGCAGCTGTGGCAGCTCGTCAAGGCGGAATTTTCTGAGCACCTTACCCACCCGGGTAATGCGGTCGTCGTTCTCGGTGACGGATTTATGGACGGAGTTTTCCTCCTTCATGGTGCGGAACTTGTATACCTCAAAGACCCGTCCGTATTTTGTAAGCCGCTTCTGCTTATAGAACACCTTGCCGCCGTCGTCCAGCTTGATGGCAATGGCGCAGCCCAGCATGATGGGGCTTGTGACGATAAGGCCCACAAGGGATACCGCAAGGTCCGTCAGGCGCTTGACTATCCGCTGCTCCATGGTCAGGTCCTTGGCCGTGTACATTACCAGGGACTTGTCGTCCAGGGTCACGTACTTGGCCCCCTGGCTCACCACGTCTATAGTCTCGAAGTTATAGTATATGTTTTTCTGAGTCTGATAGCAAAAGGAGATAAGGTCGTTGCGCTCCTTTATGGGCACATCATAGAGGAACACGGTGTTGCTCCTGAGTATAACGTCCAGTATATTCGGGTCGTCATAGCGGATTATCTCGTCTATCTCGTACTGCTTTTTAAAGCGCTGTACCTTGGGGATAATGTTCCCAAGGCTCTGGCGGGAGGAGGAGATGACACAGCACCTCTCCGGCGGCTCCAGGGAGAAATAGACGTAGTTGCCAAAGTAGGCGAAGAATACGATGACCAGTATCTGCAAGGCCATCACCAGCAGCAGAAGATGGGGGGTCTCATAGACAAAGTGGTCGTTGTTCTTCTCGCTGGTGTTCATTATGGAGAGCTGCAAATGGGTAACAAGGTCCGTCATGATAGTGGCAAGGGCCATGGAGTGGACGATGGGTTTCGACTTCGTGGAGCCGATGGAGTAGCCGCCGTATACGGACATAAGGGCTATGCCCAGCACCACGAAGGTCACCATGGTGACCCCGGTGGTGCGGGACAGGTTAAAGAGCCAGGGGTTATTTATGCCGAATATGCCGAAGAATATGCCGAACAGTGAAGCGAACAGGGCCAGCTTCAGTATAAAGACCACGGTGCGCTTCAGCTTTTTTATCATACTGTGCATAGTGTCACCTTCCGAAATAATTGGTCGTCAGAGATTTCTGTTTCAGAAAGTATAGCACATACTTCCGAAAAATGCAAATCAGCCTTCCAGCCAGTCCGCCACCTGTTTTGCGGCGGTGCCGTCCTCTTTAATACCCAGCTCCCTCGAGAAGCGTTCCGTCCGCTCCCGCTGAGCCCCCCCATCAAATCCCAATATTATCTCCTCAAGCCCATCGTTATCTTCGGCCCGGGCAAAGGGGAGCGTGTCCAGATCAAAGTAAAAATTGCGGTCGTCCTTATAGGCCGCCAGATCGTTCACGTAAAGAAAGCAGGGCCGGCCGGTGTTCATATAGTCGAACATCACCGAGGAGTAGTCGGTGATAAGAGCGTCACAGGCCAGGTACAGCTCCTGGATATCAGGATAGGCCGAGGCGTTCACCACATACCGGGGGTCAAGGCTCAGCTCCCCGGCCTTGTCCGCTACATTGGGGTGCAGCTTTGCGAGTATCAGCCAGTCGCCGCCAAAACGCCTTGAAAGGGCGCCGCACACCCGCTTATAGTCCATGTCGTATACCGAGAGCCCCAGATCCCGGCGGAAGGTGGGCGCGTACAGGGCCAGGTTCTTTCCTTCGGGCAGCCTTAGCTCCCGGCGCACCTTCTCCAGAGAGGGGCCCGGGGGCCCGAACAGCATATCGTTGCGTGGAAAGCCGCATTCCAATACCTCCCCGCCATACCAGAAGGCCCGGCGGTATATCTGTGTCAGAAAGGCGCTGTTGGAGAGAAACAGGTCGCACATCAGAGAGTCTTTCCTGGCGGCCCGCACGTATTCCGCATCAAGGGCGGACTCCGCGTCCCCCTCGATGCGTTTTAAGGGAAAGCCGTGCCAGGTTTGAACATAGCGCTGAGAGGTACGCTTATAGAGCCGGCCCCATTTGCGGCAGTTGTCCACCCATACCGCGGCGGTGCACATATGGTATATTGCCGCCGTGCTGCCTATGGTGAGCGGCTTTATCCCCCCTGGGAGGCTTTCGGCCTCCTTTGGCCCCTTTACCAGCCAGTACACTTTCCAACCACGATTTAACAGTTCCTCCGCGATGGCCCTGGGGCTGTCGGAGAACCCCCGGCCGGCGTAGCTTTCACAGACCGCCTTTCTCTGATCCTTGGGCAGAAGGGAGAGGGCCGGGCATATTATATTCCGCCAGATACGGTTTATAAGGCTGTTCATTTCTTACCCTCCCCATCAGGGCTTTGGAGCAGTCTGCGGTTTTTTATTATCACTGCCAGCCGGAACAGCAGTATGGAAAACTCCGTCACTGAGGACAGTATGCACAGGGCAGGCAGGCTGATACCTACGGTTTTATAGCATACCCATGCGCCTATAAGATATATCACCGTGCCGAAGCCAGTGGATATATTGGCGTATTTCGCAAGGCCCATGGCCCCAAGGGTGGGGTAGCCCAGCACATAGTTGGGGAAACAGAACACCGCCACGGGTATCATCAGCCGCAGGGGCAGCACCACGTCCCTGCCCTCGGGCCCCAGCCACAGGGTCAGGAGGGGCTCGGCAAAGGCGAACACAAAGGCGCAGCCCAGGAGTATCACCGGGTAGATGAACAGCAGGGCCTTTTTGACGATGCTGAAATTCCTGTGCTTCATCATATGGGGGTAAAGGCTGTCGGCGATGGGGGACATACCGTTCCTTGCGGCCTGTATCACCGTGTCGGCGCTGGTGTAAAGGCCGGTGGCCATGTCCGGGTTTGTATATATGCTAAGGCTGGCGTCGGGCATGGCGTGCTTTAAAAGCAGACCGTTAAGGTTCGAGTTGATGGAGGCGGCCATGCGGGACAGCAGGAACTGGGAGGAGTCCTTTATTTCCACCCACACCTCCCGGAGGCTCACCCGGGTGAAGCCAACGCCCACCCGGCTGCGCAGGTGCCAGTACACAAAGGCCAGGGCCCCAAGGTTCCCTATGGCCGTGCAGAGGG encodes the following:
- a CDS encoding CDP-glycerol glycerophosphotransferase family protein, with translation MNSLINRIWRNIICPALSLLPKDQRKAVCESYAGRGFSDSPRAIAEELLNRGWKVYWLVKGPKEAESLPGGIKPLTIGSTAAIYHMCTAAVWVDNCRKWGRLYKRTSQRYVQTWHGFPLKRIEGDAESALDAEYVRAARKDSLMCDLFLSNSAFLTQIYRRAFWYGGEVLECGFPRNDMLFGPPGPSLEKVRRELRLPEGKNLALYAPTFRRDLGLSVYDMDYKRVCGALSRRFGGDWLILAKLHPNVADKAGELSLDPRYVVNASAYPDIQELYLACDALITDYSSVMFDYMNTGRPCFLYVNDLAAYKDDRNFYFDLDTLPFARAEDNDGLEEIILGFDGGAQRERTERFSRELGIKEDGTAAKQVADWLEG
- a CDS encoding sugar transferase, with the translated sequence MHSMIKKLKRTVVFILKLALFASLFGIFFGIFGINNPWLFNLSRTTGVTMVTFVVLGIALMSVYGGYSIGSTKSKPIVHSMALATIMTDLVTHLQLSIMNTSEKNNDHFVYETPHLLLLVMALQILVIVFFAYFGNYVYFSLEPPERCCVISSSRQSLGNIIPKVQRFKKQYEIDEIIRYDDPNILDVILRSNTVFLYDVPIKERNDLISFCYQTQKNIYYNFETIDVVSQGAKYVTLDDKSLVMYTAKDLTMEQRIVKRLTDLAVSLVGLIVTSPIMLGCAIAIKLDDGGKVFYKQKRLTKYGRVFEVYKFRTMKEENSVHKSVTENDDRITRVGKVLRKFRLDELPQLLNILYGDMTVVGPRPEMLENVEKYTEELPEFSYRLRMKAGLTGLAQISGKYNTSPKDKLVMDLMYIENYSIWRDFKLIFQTITVFLKASESTEAFHKEELYDFDNGRERDRKPGEKEEENGGK
- a CDS encoding oligosaccharide flippase family protein; translation: MKALNLREKWRSRQRHSLLENTVMLYILQFSNMALGMLTQGYKMRVLGVELVGLLGAAQYTANFFLIFLDFGFLLSATAKISARREDKQELSRILSCVVAAKVIFTLISAVVLTVFIVPKLTGTGEVLAYYFFLLSCVAATMLPDYMYRGLEQMSAITIRAVAIKFVATALTFVLVQRPEDFYLCPLCTAIGNLGALAFVYWHLRSRVGVGFTRVSLREVWVEIKDSSQFLLSRMAASINSNLNGLLLKHAMPDASLSIYTNPDMATGLYTSADTVIQAARNGMSPIADSLYPHMMKHRNFSIVKKALLFIYPVILLGCAFVFAFAEPLLTLWLGPEGRDVVLPLRLMIPVAVFCFPNYVLGYPTLGAMGLAKYANISTGFGTVIYLIGAWVCYKTVGISLPALCILSSVTEFSILLFRLAVIIKNRRLLQSPDGEGKK